AACCAGTGGCAATACCGGCCGGACAAGGGCGAGGACGACGCTGCCTTCAAGGAGCGAATGGCGCCCGAGATTCGCGCACGCGTCGCAAGCGCTCAGTCGCGTGGTCTCCTCCATCCCCAGGTTGTGTACGGCTATTTCCATGCGAGCGCAGACGGAGACGACATCGTGATCTGGGGCGACACCGACCGAACCGTCGAAGCCGCCAGACTGTCATTCCCCCGTCAACAGGAAACTCCCTGGCTGTGCATCGCCGACTACTTCCGCCCGATCTCGGACAAGGCCACCGATGTCGCCGCCTTCCAGATCGTCACCATGGGTCCAGCGATCTCAGACGAAGCGCACGAGCTGTTCCGCAAGGACCGCTACGAGGACTACCTGAAGCTGCACGGAATCGGGGTTGAACTGACCGAAGCGCTTGCCGAGTGCTGGCACGCGAGAGTGCGTTCCGAGTTCGGCATCGGGCAGACCGACGCGCCGACCATGCACGGTTTGTTTCGACAGGGCTATCAGGGCGGAAGGTATTCGTGGGGGTATCCGGCGTGCCCGGACCTCGAGGACAACCTCACGGTTGCCGAGCTCCTCGACGCCTCACGGATCGGGATCAAGGTCGGGGCGCAGACCGGATACCAATACCAACCTGAACAGACCACATCGGCGATCATTTGCCACCATCGACAAGCAAAGTATTTCATCGCCAGAAAGGCGAAGGATTCGCGTGCTGACATCGGCTGACCGATTTGTGAAGATCGCCGAGGTGAACCCACCCGAGCTTCCCAACATGTCGCACCTGTTGCTCGAAGGCGCATGGGACAATGTGCTGATCACGGACAATGTGTTCGGCCAGATCCGCGTGTCGCCGTACGCCTTTTCGGCCCGCGTAACCCACGATGTCCCATCGGTGACCCCGACCGTCGTGGTATCGACCCGGGACCGCAACATCCTTGCCATCGAGTCAGAAGTGCGAGGAGCACTCGGCAACGGGGTCCGGTCATTCCTCGTGGTGATCGGGGACACGATGCCCCAGGTGGACCATCTCGCGGACCACTACGAGATCGTCCGTCACTTGCGAAGACTGCAGGGTGATCTACCGGATTTCGAGGTCGGGATGCCGACTCGGTTCCAGGCGTGGCAGAAGCGTCGTCGGATCGACGCGGGAGCACAGTTCCTTGTTGTCGGCCCGGTGCTCGACCCGGCAACGGTCGAGCCGAACATCGCCGATCTTGACCTGCAACCCGACGATCCGCCGGTCTTCCTTATGGCTATTCCTCCGTTCAGCTCCAAGTGGAATAGCCGTATGGAGAAGCTCGGAGCGGTTCCCGCCAGCAAAGGTCTCAAGCATCGACTCAAGCACGCAGGCTCAGAGTCCGAATGCCGCGCCATCGCGTGGGAAGCCTCGCGACAGGTTGCCCGCGTCGCGAGCTCTTGCGGTGTATCAGGCGTGATCCTCATGGGCCTCAACTTCGACACCGTCATCGACGAAGCCGCGCTCGCCTTCCGCGAGATCGGAGTCAGGTAGCGCCTTTTGCGAGGATCGCACCCGGGCCATGACGCTGGCGGCAATCAGTCGCTTGTCGCGAGCCGCGACGGTGACGACGCGATTCTGAGCACCAGTCCGACAATGACCACGGCAAGGCCGATCATCAGCAACAGTCGTGACTGCGCCCTCAATCCAGCGGCAAGGTCGTGGAAGATGTTCGTGACGATCACCTCCACCCGGTCGTCGGAAACTGCTTCGATCACGACCCTCCGACCCCCGGGAAGGACGAACGAGGTCACCAATCCGGCGAACGCGACCGCGCCCCCGATCATCATCGTGGCGGTCGCTGCCCGCCGTGCAAGCAAGACGATGAGAACCGACAGGATCACGGCCAGCAGGATCGCTCCCCACAGGATGCGCCGGGCGATCGACGCGTAGGGCGATAGCTCGGGGAGCGAGCCCGGCTCAACGATCACGATCTCGGCGAAAAAGGACGATTCGATGGTGGCGGCGAACTCGGGGGCGAAGCGCTCGAGCGGTCCCATGATCAGGTCCTCCACACCGGTGAGGTCGACCACGATGCCCTCCGCCTGCCCGTCGAACAGCGCCGCGTGTAGCTGGGCAGCAACGGACACGAGCATCGGCTCGAGACGGGGCCGCTCAAGTATTCCGACGAGGGCCGACTC
This region of Acidimicrobiia bacterium genomic DNA includes:
- a CDS encoding vitamin B12 dependent-methionine synthase activation domain-containing protein is translated as MRDNLDELTRRGLDTIPVLLGGAALTRSYVEKDLAGRYAGDLIYGKDAFAALAAMEWITGNGPKPVAPERFIPEVQGVKRQPATVPRRSPHIADDEPIPPAPFLGSRVVKGIPIDAITQYLNTTALLRNQWQYRPDKGEDDAAFKERMAPEIRARVASAQSRGLLHPQVVYGYFHASADGDDIVIWGDTDRTVEAARLSFPRQQETPWLCIADYFRPISDKATDVAAFQIVTMGPAISDEAHELFRKDRYEDYLKLHGIGVELTEALAECWHARVRSEFGIGQTDAPTMHGLFRQGYQGGRYSWGYPACPDLEDNLTVAELLDASRIGIKVGAQTGYQYQPEQTTSAIICHHRQAKYFIARKAKDSRADIG